Proteins from one Clupea harengus chromosome 17, Ch_v2.0.2, whole genome shotgun sequence genomic window:
- the pdia4 gene encoding protein disulfide-isomerase A4 → MKRITLLFIVMLGIAHFVAVIRSEDDDPAEDIGEWDDGGDEGLEDEDDDDDGTEVKDENGVLILRDSNFDTFMEDKDTVLVEFYAPWCGHCKQFTPEYEKIAQILKENDPPIPVAKVDATKESALGGRFEVSGYPTFKIMKKGEPVEYDGDRTQQAIVARVKEVAQPDWKPPPEATLVLTKDNFDEIVNEADIILVEFYAPWCGHCKRLAPEFEKAAQELSTRTPPIPLAKVDATVEPDLATKYGVSGYPTLKIFRKGKPFEYTGPREKLGIVDFMSDQAGTPSKQIQTVKQIQELIKDGDDAVIVGVFTDEGDAALEVYMEACNVLRDDYRFRHTFSSDVAKFLKASSGQVVMMQPEKFRSKHEPESWSLAIKDSTASSEIQDFFKKNVLPLVGHRKQSNDAKRYTKRPLVVVYYGVDFSFDYRVATQFWRGKVLEVAKDFPEYTFAIADEEDYADELKSLGLSDSGEDVNAAILGDGGKKYPMEPEELDSDVLRDFVMAFKKGKLKPIVKSQPIPKNKGPVKVVVGKTFDDIVMDKKKDVLIEFYAPWCGHCKKLDPDYNALGKKYKNEKNLVIAKMDATANDVPHDSYKVEGFPTIYFAPRNKKESPVKFEGGQRDLETLSTFLEEHATKLSQKKDEL, encoded by the exons ATGAAAAGGATTACATTGCTATTCATTGTCATGTTGGGCATTGCACACTTTGTGGCGGTCATTCGAAGTGAAGATGATG ATCCAGCAGAGGACATTGGAGAATGGGATGATGGCGGCGATGAGGGTCTCGAGGACGAGGACGATGATGACGATGGCACAGAAGTTAAAGATGAAAACGGAGTGCTAATTCTTAGGGATAGTAACTTCGACACTTTTATGGAGGACAAAGATACTGTTCTGGTCGAGTTTTATGCTCCTTG GTGTGGACACTGCAAGCAGTTTACCCCAGAATATGAGAAAATTGCTCAGATCCTGAAAGAAAATGACCCACCTATTCCAGTTGCAAAGGTGGATGCCACCAAAGAGAGTGCTCTCGGAGGCAGATTTGAAGTTTCAGGCTATCCCACATTCAAAATTATGAAGAAGGGGGAACCCGTGGAATATGATGGTGATCGGACACAGCAAG CCATTGTGGCGAGGGTAAAAGAAGTTGCACAGCCAGACTGGAAGCCACCTCCAGAGGCGACTTTGGTCCTGACAAAGGACAACTTCGATGAAATAGTCAATGAGGCTGACATCATCCTGGTTGAGTTTTATGCCCCATG GTGTGGCCACTGTAAACGCCTGGCACCTGAGTTTGAGAAGGCAGCCCAGGAGCTCAGCACTCGTACCCCACCAATTCCACTGGCCAAAGTTGATGCCACCGTAGAGCCTGATCTTGCTACAAAATATGGAGTATCTGGTTATCCAACCTTAAAAATCTTTAGAAAGGGCAAGCCGTTTGAATACACTGGGCCAAGAGAGAAGTTGG GCATTGTGGACTTCATGAGTGATCAGGCAGGAACTCCGTCGAAGCAAATTCAGACTGTTAAACAAATCCAGGAGTTAATCAAAGATGGAGATGATGCGGTCATTGTAGGTGTTTTCACAGATGAAGGAGATGCTGCGCTTGAAGTGTATATGGAAGCTT GCAATGTCTTGAGAGATGACTACAGGTTCCGCCACACTTTCAGTAGCGATGTGGCCAAATTTCTGAAGGCCTCATCTGGGCAAGTGGTTATGATGCAGCCTGAGAAGTTCCGCTCCAAACATGAGCCAGAGTCCTGGTCACTTGCCATTAAG GATTCTACAGCTTCATCAGAAATTCAAGATTTCTTCAAGAAGAATGTGTTGCCGTTAGTTGGTCACCGAAAACAGAGCAATGATGCCAAACGATACACAAAGAGGCCACTGGTTGTGGTGTATTATGGTGTAGATTTTAGCTTTGACTACAGAGTAG CCACGCAGTTCTGGAGGGGCAAGGTATTAGAAGTGGCTAAGGACTTCCCAGAGTATACGTTTGCTATTGCTGATGAGGAGGACTACGCGGATGAGCTGAAGAGCCTTGGTCTGAGTGACAGTGGGGAGGATGTGAATGCTGCTATTCTTGGAGATGGGGGAAAGAAGTATCCCATGGAACCTGAGGAGTTGGACTCGGATGTGCTCAGAGATTTTGTCATGGCCTTTAAGAAGG GCAAGCTAAAACCAATTGTTAAATCTCAACCCATTCCAAAGAACAAGGGACCAGTCAAGGTTGTGGTTGGTAAGACCTTTGACGACATTGTCATGGACAAGAAGAAAGATGTTCTTATCGAATTCTATGCTCCATGGTGTGGACACTGTAAGAAGCTGGATCCTGACTATAATGCTCTGGGCAAGAAGTACAAGAACGAGAAAAACCTGGTCATTGCTAAAATGGATGCTACTGCCAATGATGTGCCTCATGACAGCTACAAAGTAGAGGGTTTCCCAACAATATATTTTGCACCCAGAAACAAAAAGGAGAGTCCTGTCAAATTTGAAGGAGGCCAGAGAGACCTGGAGACACTCAGCACATTCTTGGAGGAGCATGCCACAAAGTTATCACAGAAGAAAGACGAACTCtag